The genomic region ATTTGGCTTGTATCGTCTCTTCCTCTTCTTCCATCGGTTGGCGTTGTACCAATTTGGCTTGCGCTTCTTCCTCTTCTTCCGCCTGATGCTGACGCACGACGCCATGCAAAGGAGTGATGGGCGGGGCTGGTTGCCCGTTGACCACGCGGTCGGCGGCGGCGTCGGCCTCACGCTCGAAGCGGTCGCCGGGCTGGCTTACGCGCAACCGAAATTGCAAAGGGGCTTGGGTGAACAGGGTGAGCGGTGTATGCCGCGCACGCGAGCGCGGCGCTTGGGTGTGTGCGGTATGGCGGGTGGGTGAAGCGGGTTTGTGGGTACGGATTTGTTCAGGCATAGATGCCTCCTGTGAATGGCGGGGCGTCAACTGCGCCCATTGCCGTTGTGTCCCAACGTATTCATGAACGTTTCCACGCCCACAGCGGCGCGCACTTCGCCGGTTTCATCCAGCGGGCAAATCCCGCCGGCTTTGCGGTATTCAGCGGCGAGCGCGTGGGCGAGATGGCGTTCGCTCACGGGTGCGCCTTCATCCAGCGCGGCGAGGGTGGCGTTGAGCGCCACGTTGCGAATTTGCCCCCCGGTGAGGGCGCAGGCGGTGGCAATGCGGTGGAGATAGGCGTCGCTGACCTGGTGGGTCTCTGGCAAATGGAGCGCCCAGATGCGCAAGCGCGCCACAGCGTCCGGGGGGATGAAGTGGACGACAACGTCCATGCGGCGCTGAAAGGCGGTGTCAATCTGGTCGGCGACGTTGGTGGTGACAATGACGATGCCGCCGAACGTCTCCATGCGTTGCAAGAGAAAGTTCGTTTCCAGGTTGGCGTAGCGGTCGTTGGCGTTGGCAACGTTGGTGCGCTTGCCGAGCAGGGCGTCGCCTTCATCCAACAGCAGGATGACGTCGAGCGCTTCGGCGTGGGTGAAGATGCGATGCAGGTTCTTCTCCGTTTCGCCGATGTACTTGTTGACGATGGCGGAAAGGTCCACGCGGTAGATGTCCATGCCGAGTTCGGCGGCGAGAATGCGGGCGGCGAATGTTTTGCCGGTGCCGCTGGCGCCGCTGAACATGGCGCGCACCCCCCGATTGCTGCCTGCGTACACGGGGGCGAGGTGCGCCAGCAGGTGTTCGCGGTGGCGGCACCGTTGTTCGAGTTCAAACAGGCGTTCGCGGGTGCTTTCGGTCACGACAAGATGCGCCCAGCCGCCGCTTGCGTCAAGGCGTGTGGCTTGGGTGTCCAGCACTTCGCGGTTGAGGGTGCGGCTGGCGTGTTGAATATCGGCGGGGGTGATGGTGTTGCGCCCATTGAGGGCGGCCTGGTGGCGTGCCAGCGGCGCAATGCGGCGGATATAGCCGCCGGGAAGATGGAAGCGTTCCACGATGGTTTCGAGGTCGTCCACTGGTGTGCCGTCGAGTACCTGTTGCCAGTAGCGTCGGCGTTCGTTGGCGTGCAGCGGGGGGATGTGAAGCCCGACTGAGCGGGCGAGCAAAGCGCCTTCGATGCCGCCCACAGCACCCACGATGATGCCGACCGTGCCGGCGTAGCCGGGCAGGGCGTCGAGCCGCAGACGTTCACCCGGCGGCAGTTCAGCGCGCAGGACAGGCCAGGCGTGTTGCATGCGGCAGAAGGTTGCCAGTTGGCGGCGGCGGGTTTTGTCCAGGTCGGCGGCGTTGACAACAACAACGCCGTATCCTTGTTCGCGGGCGAGCGCCCCTACAAGCGGCAGGCGTTCGCTTCCGGGCATGCCGCGCACGACAATGCTCAGGTGCGGCGTTTCATGCAGCATGGTGCGCAGGTTGGCGACGGCGGTTTGGGTGCGTTCGGGCAGGATGAGCGCATTGGGGGCGGGAAACGTGTCGGCGGCGTGCCAGGCGAGCCATTCATGCTCGGTTTCGGGCGGTTCGCCGCGCACTACGTCCCACAACCAGGGAACAGGGCGCAGCATCCATTCGGCGCGTGGGTCGTCGGGGTTGGTGATGTCGGCGAGGCCGGCTTCGACAATGGGGCGGCAGAGCGCCCACCCACCATCGGGCGCGGCGGAAGCAGTGGAGAGCGCGCGCCCCACCGTTTCGACGGTTGGGCGTCGCAAGGCGGGGCTGCCTTGCACTTGGGCGAAGAGCGTACCAAAGCGTGAATCTTCTTCGGACAAGCCCAGAAAGGCGAGCGCGAGCAGGGTCGTTGCGTTCCATGCCGGATGCGTGGCGAGCCGTTGCAGGGGAAGCGGGGCGGGGGTGTCGGTCGCCCATGCCGCAAGTTCGCGTTGCCACCAGTGGTGCCCTTCTTGCCATGTCAGGTCGTCGGGCATGAAGGCGGCCATTTCGTCCAGGTATTGGTGCAGAAACGGGTAGGGCTCGAACCAGGCGCGCAAGCCGGCTTCACCGGCGAGCATGTGCAAGTCGGCGAGCATGGTGTACGCGGCGGCGAAGTACCAGAGCGCGAAATGGTTGCGCGGTGTCCGCTGTATGTGCTGAAAAACGGTTTGTGCTGGCATCTGTTTTTCCTTATCGAAACTCAAACGTCACAACACGCCCCACCGTGGGCAACCAGCCGGGCGAGGCATCCAGCCCAGCGAGACGCGCCGGCAGCGAAACGGCATCCATTGGCCAGATGACGTCCACATGGGTAGCGGTGGTGTAGATGTGCGCGAGGTGCGGGCTTTGGAGAATGGCGGGCGGCGGTGTGTGGTCGGTGCGTGTGTCCCAAAGACGGCGAATGAAGGGCATGGCGCGACCCAGCCACCCGCGCAGGGTTGGGTTGAGGCGTTGCCACCAGGCGGCGGGCGTATCGAAGAGGGGCGGCGGTGTAGCGTGCTCGCGGGGGCGTTCGCCGTAGGGGCGGGCGAGTTGCGCCGCCTGGAGAGCGGGCGGCGCGTGTGTGCGCGGGGTGTGAGTGAGCCAAAGCCCGTCGGCGGTGAAGAGGGCGAGTGTATCGGTGTCAGCGTGCCAGTGCAGTGCGGCGGGCGTATCGAGCCAGGCGGGGGGTAGGGTGAATGTGTCGAGCGGCGGCAGGGTCGCGCCGGGGAGTGTGCCTGGTTCGCGCCCGTCCATCTCCGCCAACCAGAGCCAGATGGGGTCGTGCTCGTCTGTGTGGGGGGCAAGCAGGGCGCGCGCGAAAACGTCCACCCACGCCCAGAGCGTGAGGTCGATGGGGGCGCTGTGCGGCAGGTCGAGCCAGGCGCACAGGTTCAGCAAAAAGAGCACGCCGGCGCTGTGGGTGGCGCAGATGGGCAGTGTGGTGGTGGGTGCGCCGGGCGATGGCGCGTGCTGTGCGGGCGTCTCGTGCGCTTCTTTGGGTTGGTGTTCGGGCATGGGCGTGGGCGCAGTGTCTGGCTGGGTGGGTGGTGGTGTGCCAGGCGGTGATGTGTGCTGTGCAGGCGTCTCGTGCGCTTCTTCGTGCGACCCGGCGGTGGTACGTGGAAATGTCGAGCGAGCGGCGGCGAGATTGGGCGTCGGCTCTTGTTCGTTCTCAGCGGCATGTGCGAGCCACCATATGTGCAAGGCGCTGTGCCATGCGGCGTGGTGCGCCTGGTGAGGTGTTGCCGCGAGCAGGGCGGCGCATTCAAGCAGGGCGATGGGCGCGGCATAGGCGGCAAGGTGCTTGGCGGGCAGGGGTACGCCCCAGGCGGCGGCGATGGCGCGGAGCGTGGTTTCGGCTTCGGTGGGGGTGAGAGTGGCGAGAAGCGCCTCGCGTTTGCGCCAGTCGTGCAGGCGTGCCAGCGCCGCTGGGGCGAGGCGCGGTTCGTTTTGAAGCCACGCGCTGGGTGAGCGGCGGCGTGCGTTCGCCAGTGTTGGGAAGCGCGTGGGGGGCGGTTCCAGCCCGGCGGCGATGAGCAAGGTGAGCGCCAACCATTCCGCGCGGTCGCGCAGGATGAGCGCCGGCGCGTTGGTGGGGATACGCCCGGCGGTGGGGGATTGAGCGCGGGCGGCAAGGTCGGCGAGCAAGGTGCGCACGTGTGCCGCCCAACGGTGCGCGTGTTGCGTATCGTGCAAGGGCAGGGCTTCATCGGGGGCAAGGCGCGGAACGAGCAAGATGGCGCGCGGCGGCAGGGTGGGGGGCGCTTCGACGGCTTCGTTGAGCACACGGCGCAGCATGAGCCGCACGTGAGGGGTGTCGTTGGGGGCGTTGTGAACGTGCAGGTGGTGGATATGGTTGTCGGCGGGTGATGGCATGGTGCTCACTTTTTCTTTCGTGTAGCCACAAGGCTACTGCTTTTATCGCTTACCGAACCGAAAGCCTTTGAATGCGACGGAAGGCGTTTCACCAATCAGGCGGTTTTCTTCCAGCAGGCGTTGGGCTTCACGCACAAACTTGGTGGCTGTTTTGGATTTTACGTTGAGAATACGTGCGACTTCTTCCACAGAGGTGTTGGCGAGGTCGCGTACGGTTTGAACGCCGTGTTTTTTCAGCGCCTCGGCGCGTTTGGGACCAATGTCTTCGACATGTTCGACCGGTGCATCGGCAGCCACAGATTCCATGACAGGCTTGACGATTTGCACGGTGGCGCTCACGGCACGTTGAATGAGTGCATCGGGCAAAGGCGGCAGATGTTGATGCCCAACGATGGCGTAGAACTGCACGTTTTCCAGGCGTTGCACCGCCTGCCAGTTTTCGTTGACAAGGTAAAGATTGAAATCATCGGGTTTTTCCAGTGCGTGCACGTCAATGGGGGGATGCTGAAAGCCTTCATGAAGCAAGCGATGCAATACCGCACCGGGGATAACCTGATACTGGTCAGGGTCGAGCAGGGTGGCGAAAAAGGCGAATGGCTCGAAACCGCGGTTTTTGGGACCACTGAGGGTGAGGTTGAGTGTTTTGGCTTGTCGAAGGCGCAGTTGCAGTTGAGCGATTTCCGCTTGCCAGTCAACCGGGTGTCCGACGTCGAATGCGCCGAGAGTGGACGTGCGGCCAATCATGCCCGTATCAAGGCGTGCTTTGGCGTGAGCTTCTTCTACCGCAATGGCATGTGCGGCAATCTCTTTTTCTTTTTTCTCAAATACCAGGTCGTCATTCGGTTGAAGTTCATTTTCGACAGGCGCCTGCTCTCCTTCTTGGGGGACAATGAATGGAATCATGGCGGCAGCCGGCATGTAGCGAAAGAGTGTTTTGATGAAGTCTGTGCGCACCGTAACAGGGGGGCGCAACAGCCAGGCAACATGCTCCTGGAATTGCTGTGCCATGAGGTCTCCCAACGTGGCGGGCATTCCTTCCGCCAACAAGCGGCGTTGGTCGCCTGACAGGCGCATTACAGGACGACGTACCGCCCAATTATCCACCCACTGCACGCCGCTTGCCGTCCAGAAGATGAGCGCGAGCGGGACATCGCACGTTTGCAACCTTCCTGCACCCCACAGGCGCTCGAACGCGCCCCCGTGGGGTGTGAGGCTGGTAGTCCCCAGTACACTCCAGGGGTCTTCCGGCATTGCCAGCAGGGTGGGTGTGCCGAACAGGAAATGCGCCACCCAGTTGCGCAACAGAGAATGGTCAGCCGCGGCGTCGCTTTGCATGAGCCTGGCGAGTTGCAGTTGCTCTTCTACATCATCGGTGAGCGCGCTCAGCGGCACATTGACGAGACGAAACATTACACCTTCCACCACTTTATCCGCGCCACAGCCGTTGGGTGCGCCGGCTGGTACAGGTGTTTCAAGCGCCACCTGCCCGCGAAACCCCTCGGCGGGGCTGATAGCCAGCACAAAGAGACTGCTTGTGGCGGTCGGCGTCGCCGTGCTAGGTGGTTGGCAGACATGGAAAAGTCCACTTTCACTGGTCGGCGGGCTTGTCTTCGGTTGTTGGTGAAGCGTGAGTGTCGCCTCTGTTGGCAAGCGCAGGGTTTGCCCCTCACGGTTCACCGCCAACCCCGCCGCCACCTTCACTTGCGGGATTGCAGCGCTATTGTTGAGGAGCGCCACAAAGAGCCCATTCGCCACCCCATCGCCAATAGCGTTGCCCAACGCCCGCTGGTGGTGATGCGTGGCGTGTTGCTCCATTTGCAAGGCTGAGGCGGTTAGCAAGCGCCCGTCGAAAAAATTGGTATGCTCGATGCCGTTGTCGAGCAGAGGAGTCAGTAAATAGGTCATGGCAGGCTCCGTTCTTCAAGTTCCAATGATTAGGCCAGAATCTCTTTCACCCCATCACCGTAGGCGCTAATCTCTACCATGAACATAAGTCCCGTGGGATGTTCGGTTTCAAGGAGATTGCCTTCGAGTGAAAAATCGCTTTGCATGGCTTCTTGCAAACGTTGGGCTGTCAAAGCGGCGGCGCGAATTTCGATGAGGATGCCTTCAATCGTCATCTCACGCACAATAAAAACAGGTGAAGGAGTCATGGCGGTGCGACTTCCCGCGGGATCGAGCGGTTCCACAATCGTGCCTTTGACGATGAAAACAACTTCCTTCTCGAAAAGGTCTTTGTACCGCTCGAACGTCAGCAAGTGCAAGCCGTTCCCCTGCGGCTTAGATATCAGCGCGTTGTAGGGGATACGTATCTCCTGCCCCTGGTCGTTGAAAATACCCGCTGCCACAATCGCATAGGCGCCGGCGTCTGAGGGGACTTGCACGAATGCGCCTTCCACTGTGCTGCCCTGGGGAATATTACCGGGAAGCCACATGTCGCCGCGTTTGACGAGAATTTGCCCGTCGGTGGCATTGCTGACGTCCACGTCTTCCAGGTCGTTGAGACGTTGCGCGCCACCTTCACCTTCGGGCAGAGGGGATGGCGTCCACGAGGTTGTGCCGTTGGCGTGTTTCACCCACATGAGGACATTGCCTTCGCTAGGGGATTGGGTGGATACCTGGTTGCCTTGCAGTGCGCGCACGGTAGGGTTGGGGTACGTGCCGCGCAGGTCGCCGCCGGCGGCGTCGCCATGTTGAATGGCGTTGGCGGCGAGATGGGCGACACCATACACAAAGAGATGGTTTTCGGGCGAGCGGTTGAGGTAATCAATGCGTTGGTCAATCAACATGTCGAGCAGATCTTCCCAATCGCCTTGCACGTCCACAGCGGTGCTATCCAACCGCAATGTGAGGCGCTGCCCTTCTTCAAGTACTTGCTCTTCTTCAACGCGCAATTCCAGGTCAAAGACATTCACCCCATTATGACGTGTGATACTGTCAATGGGCACGGCGACTTCGTCAACGAACAGTTCGACGGCGTCTTCTCCGAAGTCAATCAGCGTGGGTTGATGTACCCACAGCCGCACAAGCGTGGGTTTGGGTGTGAGGAGCGTCGCAAATTCGCGCACGTCGCGGCGTTCATAGTGCGCCTGACGCCCGCAGAGCAGCCATTCTTGCAAGAGGCGTGTGCTGAGCAGGAGCGGACGCTGGCTTTCATCCACCGTGATGTCGCCTGCGATGCCCCATGCTTCATCCAGCGGGATGTGCAGTGTCGCCAGCAAAATGCAGGCTTCTTCGGGCGTGCCGCAACAGGCCGCGCCCATCATCTGGGGGCGCACGTCGGTCGTCCAGACGCGGGCAGCGAGCGCCAGCAGGTCGCATGCTTCGTCGGGGCGCAGGTAGAGCGTTTCTTCGGGGTGTGCGCCTTCAATCAGACCGCGCACCAATTCGGTCATGGCGTCGGCGGTGAGGTAGGCGGGCGCTTCGTCGGCGATTTCCATGTGGGCAAGGAGCGCCCCAAACTGGCGTGCGGCGTCTTCGTGCAATTGGGCGGGGGCGTTCGTTTGCAGGCGCAGTTCAAAGTCATCGCTGATACGCGAGGCGATAAAACTTTCTTCTTGTGAGCGGCAAGGACCGCCGGGCACGGGCACGCTGTCGGTTTCACATTCGCGGTGGCAGAGCACAACATGCAGCGTCAACGTTCCGGGCGGCGAAAACGTCTCTTCTTCGGCGACGGCGTCACGGTTGGCGGTGAGCCACCCATTGAGCGAGGCGCATTGGGTTTCCGAGACGCAGATGTGCCGCCCGTGGGTATCCACCGCCGCGCCGGCGCTGACCTGCACTTGGGGGCCATCGTCGCTGGGGGTGATGCTCACCTGCAAGCCGCAAACGGTGCCGTAGCCGTGCAGAAGGCGGGTGTGCAGATCGTCGCGGTGCATGAGGTAGTACTGCTCTTGTTCAAATTCATCCACGCCAAGGATGAGTCCCGTGCTGTACTTCACACGTTTGAAGGGGTCAAGCGCCGGGCTGGTGATGGTTGTGTTCGTACTCATACAAGCCTCCGAGTTTTCTTGTTGGTGCAAGGCGTACCCCGCACCGCCGATTTCATGAGAGAGGGTAGCGGCCAATCTCGTCGAATATGGTCCAGGGGGTGGATGCCCCCAGCCGTCCACGCCCCAGGTAGGTTTGCGCCAGCAAAATCGCCCCGTCACGACTGCTCAGGTCGAGACGGGTATCCAGCCCCAGGCGTGCTTCGCCTACGCGGAACAGTGCCCAATGGGGTTTGGCTTCAAAAACGGTGTGCGCCGGCTTTTCCTGTTCGACAATGCGGCGTGCCAGCGCCAGACGGTCAGCCTGGGCTTGCTCGTCGTCTGCGAGGTCGAACGGTACCGGGATGAGCACGGTGAAGCGATGCGCCGCCGCTTCGATGGCGTCGGTGGTGAGCGTCTCCGCCTCGGCGGGGTCGTCGGGGTCGCCAAAGTGGACGCCGGCGATGGTGCGCGTCATGAATTGTTCGACAACGCGCACGGCTTCGGGGTCGTAGGCGTTGGGGGCGCAGGGTGAAATGGAGCAAGCCGCCACGTCTTCGGTGAAGAGCGTCTCATCGGGGCAGGCGTCCAGCGCCAGGCGCAACATGCGAATCAAGCCGGGGACGGTGCCGCGCTGTTTGAAGAGCGCCACCGCATGGCGCAGGAACAGGCGGCGGCGGGCGTCATCCCACGCAGGATCAAGCACAACGCCCAGCCAGGACGCTAGCCAGTCGAGATACTCGGCTTCGACGGTGCGGGTGTCCATCAGGCGATGGACGGCGGCGATGTGGTCTTCCAGCACGGTGAACATGCCTTCGACGTTGGCGAGGTAGCGGTCGAGAAAGTGGGCTGAGGTGTCGTCCAGCCGGTAGGCGGCGGGCAAGTAGGCGTGCAGGTACGAAAAACGGGGGTAATACGCCCGCACCGCCTTGACGGCGGGCGTGTGGCGTCCGTCGCCTTGCCAGGTGAGCCGCATTTGCATGTAGCGTCCGGCCACGCTTTGGAAAAGCAGTTCCCATGTACCGGCTTCATCCACAGCGTCGGGGGCGTAGGGGTGATAGCCGGGGATGTCGGTGCCGGGTTGCCGATTGCGCTTGTAAAGCCGCGGCTGGGATTGCCAAGGTTGCTGGGCGAGGCTGGTTTCATCATTGGCTGCGCGGGCTTCTACCATCAGATGTGTGCCTGTGGGAAGACAGGCGTCCACATAGAGCCGATGCCAGACGCAATCAGGCGTTTTGCCGTCGAAAACAGGGGTGAGCAGTGCGCCTTCGCGTTCATAGCGCGGGCGCGGTTGGTGCGCCAGCGGCAACC from Ardenticatena maritima harbors:
- a CDS encoding ATP-binding protein, translating into MPAQTVFQHIQRTPRNHFALWYFAAAYTMLADLHMLAGEAGLRAWFEPYPFLHQYLDEMAAFMPDDLTWQEGHHWWQRELAAWATDTPAPLPLQRLATHPAWNATTLLALAFLGLSEEDSRFGTLFAQVQGSPALRRPTVETVGRALSTASAAPDGGWALCRPIVEAGLADITNPDDPRAEWMLRPVPWLWDVVRGEPPETEHEWLAWHAADTFPAPNALILPERTQTAVANLRTMLHETPHLSIVVRGMPGSERLPLVGALAREQGYGVVVVNAADLDKTRRRQLATFCRMQHAWPVLRAELPPGERLRLDALPGYAGTVGIIVGAVGGIEGALLARSVGLHIPPLHANERRRYWQQVLDGTPVDDLETIVERFHLPGGYIRRIAPLARHQAALNGRNTITPADIQHASRTLNREVLDTQATRLDASGGWAHLVVTESTRERLFELEQRCRHREHLLAHLAPVYAGSNRGVRAMFSGASGTGKTFAARILAAELGMDIYRVDLSAIVNKYIGETEKNLHRIFTHAEALDVILLLDEGDALLGKRTNVANANDRYANLETNFLLQRMETFGGIVIVTTNVADQIDTAFQRRMDVVVHFIPPDAVARLRIWALHLPETHQVSDAYLHRIATACALTGGQIRNVALNATLAALDEGAPVSERHLAHALAAEYRKAGGICPLDETGEVRAAVGVETFMNTLGHNGNGRS
- a CDS encoding helix-hairpin-helix domain-containing protein, which gives rise to MTYLLTPLLDNGIEHTNFFDGRLLTASALQMEQHATHHHQRALGNAIGDGVANGLFVALLNNSAAIPQVKVAAGLAVNREGQTLRLPTEATLTLHQQPKTSPPTSESGLFHVCQPPSTATPTATSSLFVLAISPAEGFRGQVALETPVPAGAPNGCGADKVVEGVMFRLVNVPLSALTDDVEEQLQLARLMQSDAAADHSLLRNWVAHFLFGTPTLLAMPEDPWSVLGTTSLTPHGGAFERLWGAGRLQTCDVPLALIFWTASGVQWVDNWAVRRPVMRLSGDQRRLLAEGMPATLGDLMAQQFQEHVAWLLRPPVTVRTDFIKTLFRYMPAAAMIPFIVPQEGEQAPVENELQPNDDLVFEKKEKEIAAHAIAVEEAHAKARLDTGMIGRTSTLGAFDVGHPVDWQAEIAQLQLRLRQAKTLNLTLSGPKNRGFEPFAFFATLLDPDQYQVIPGAVLHRLLHEGFQHPPIDVHALEKPDDFNLYLVNENWQAVQRLENVQFYAIVGHQHLPPLPDALIQRAVSATVQIVKPVMESVAADAPVEHVEDIGPKRAEALKKHGVQTVRDLANTSVEEVARILNVKSKTATKFVREAQRLLEENRLIGETPSVAFKGFRFGKR
- a CDS encoding phage tail protein, translated to MDANQTRFHLIFGADDWQPLIADDTLLWDFARQSVTLHPLVFRFPQPPGDPVLHAADRRDAAQDRFGNRYWIADDGLSIRYQGAHATGEEMFWPRETPTAEPLPGAFKPATPPPSPPPQPLSGMAITHSHYLVVGTLAPAGLLIFDLHAGGPPMPTLWPSAIPFAPFDMAAAPDGGLWILDREHKRLWHLDCFLRVVPAGGDSEQLAPPHSDTFRPKDAPPREHPAVHFPAGISIALAAPVEEGEPIAVDVLPDGTVLLLLVDDAAGQSVLRRLRNGTPVGDDISLTEVLASFLDIEGATTFTAYDMVFVPETSEIAGVSVGTLFVVDAGGNQAFAFRLEAAHDEWALAVEPFYYPMRLYNGRALIANEQDAFYQNTALRWLPLAHQPRPRYEREGALLTPVFDGKTPDCVWHRLYVDACLPTGTHLMVEARAANDETSLAQQPWQSQPRLYKRNRQPGTDIPGYHPYAPDAVDEAGTWELLFQSVAGRYMQMRLTWQGDGRHTPAVKAVRAYYPRFSYLHAYLPAAYRLDDTSAHFLDRYLANVEGMFTVLEDHIAAVHRLMDTRTVEAEYLDWLASWLGVVLDPAWDDARRRLFLRHAVALFKQRGTVPGLIRMLRLALDACPDETLFTEDVAACSISPCAPNAYDPEAVRVVEQFMTRTIAGVHFGDPDDPAEAETLTTDAIEAAAHRFTVLIPVPFDLADDEQAQADRLALARRIVEQEKPAHTVFEAKPHWALFRVGEARLGLDTRLDLSSRDGAILLAQTYLGRGRLGASTPWTIFDEIGRYPLS